One genomic region from Populus nigra chromosome 8, ddPopNigr1.1, whole genome shotgun sequence encodes:
- the LOC133702273 gene encoding cytosolic sulfotransferase 15-like: METTTISSNGESELKDEIQGLVASFPSEKNWDGAPLYFYKGVWYPFFAIRGALSFQQHFIAHDTDIILASMPKSGTTWLKALTFSVVNRNIYSPKESPLLATPPHELVRFFEMDLYSKNQLPDLKQLPSPRIFSSHSHYGTLPQSIRDSGCKIVYICRNPLDQVVSYFHFARKFKRENVKPLSSIDEGFDNVCLGIQSYGPFWDSVLGYWKASLERPDKVLFLKYEDLKEDITFSLKKLAEFLGLPFSEKEEKEGVIEEISKLCSFDNLKDLEVNRTGFFESGGAPNSSFFRKAKVGDWCNDLSPSMAECILKIVEEKLAGSGLSFKVSE, encoded by the coding sequence ATGGAGACGACCACAATCTCTTCAAACGGAGAAAGCGAGCTAAAAGATGAGATTCAAGGCTTGGTTGCAAGCTTTCCTAGTGAGAAAAACTGGGATGGAGCTCCCCTTTATTTCTATAAAGGGGTCTGGTATCCATTTTTCGCCATTAGAGGGGCTCTTTCCTTTCAACAACATTTCATTGCACACGACACAGATATAATACTGGCGAGCATGCCAAAATCAGGCACCACCTGGTTAAAAGCTCTCACGTTCTCTGTGGTAAACCGCAACATTTACAGTCCCAAAGAGAGTCCCTTACTCGCTACCCCACCTCACGAACTCGTTCGTTTCTTTGAGATGGACCTTTACTCAAAAAACCAGCTCCCAgatctcaaacaacttccttCCCCTAGGATTTTCAGCTCTCACTCCCATTACGGAACCTTGCCACAGTCCATTAGAGATTCTGGTTGCAAGATTGTTTACATATGCAGGAATCCTTTGGATCAAGTTGtatcttattttcattttgCTCGCAAGTTTAAACGAGAGAATGTCAAGCCTTTATCATCGATTGATGAAGGTTTCGACAACGTTTGTCTTGGTATCCAGAGTTACGGACCCTTTTGGGATAGCGTGTTGGGGTACTGGAAAGCAAGTTTGGAAAGACCAGACAAGGTGctgtttttgaaatatgaaGATTTGAAAGAGGATATAACTTTTAGCTTGAAGAAACTAGCAGAGTTCCTGGGATTGCCTTTCtctgagaaagaagagaaagaaggggtcattgaagaaatatcaaagctGTGCAGCTTTGACAATCTCAAGGATTTGGAAGTGAACAGAACTGGTTTCTTTGAAAGCGGTGGAGCTCCAAACAGTTCCTTCTTTAGGAAAGCAAAGGTGGGAGATTGGTGCAATGATCTAAGTCCTTCCATGGCAGAATGTATTTTGAAGATAGTGGAAGAAAAGTTGGCTGGCTCTGGCTTATCCTTCAAAGTATCTGAATAA
- the LOC133701195 gene encoding cytosolic sulfotransferase 15-like, translating into MFNQKPPMAEDLQELVLNLPREKNLDGTNSLYLFKGAWVSAYVLRAVDSFQRHFIAQDTDIIVASMPKSGTTWLKALTFSVAKRHIYDPKESPLLTTPPHELVPFTDTGLYMEDPLPNLEQLPSPRIFGCHSHFANLPESIRNSKCKVVYICRNPLDQVVSYFQFAHQFKQDGKPLLSLDECYENICRGVHILGPFWDNVLGYWNASLERPDKVLFLKYEDLKEDIISNLKKIAGFLGIPFTDEEEKEGVIEEISRLCSFDNLRNLEVNKNGVRPSGAPNSSFFRKGEVGDWANYLSPSMAENYLKIVEEKLSGSGLTFKTSQ; encoded by the coding sequence ATGTTCAATCAAAAGCCCCCAATGGCGGAAGATCTCCAAGAATTGGTTCTCAACCTTCCCAGAGAGAAAAACCTTGATGGCACGAATTCTCTCTATCTGTTCAAAGGGGCTTGGGTTTCAGCTTATGTGTTAAGAGCTGTGGATTCCTTTCAACGCCACTTCATTGCTCAAGACACCGATATAATAGTAGCTAGCATGCCGAAATCAGGCACTACTTGGCTGAAAGCCCTGACCTTTTCGGTTGCAAAACGCCACATCTATGACCCCAAAGAAAGTCCTTTACTCACCACTCCACCTCATGAACTGGTACCTTTTACCGATACTGGCCTTTACATGGAAGACCCGCTCCCAAATCTTGAACAACTTCCTTCTCCAAGAATCTTCGGTTGTCACTCCCATTTTGCAAATTTGCCAGAATCAATTAGAAATTCCAAGTGTAAAGTTGTGTACATATGCAGAAATCCATTGGACCAAGTTGTCTCTTACTTTCAGTTTGCACACCAGTTCAAACAAGATGGCAAACCTTTATTATCACTAGATGAATGTTATGAGAACATTTGTCGTGGAGTCCATATTCTGGGCCCTTTTTGGGATAATGTGCTGGGGTATTGGAATGCAAGCTTAGAGAGACCAGACAAGGTGTTGTTCTTAAAATATGAAGACTTGAAGGAGGATATAATCTCTAACTTGAAGAAAATCGCTGGGTTCTTGGGAATTCCTTTCACCgacgaagaagaaaaggaaggggttattgaagaaatatcaaggCTGTGCAGCTTCGACAATCTCAGGAATTTGGAGGTGAACAAAAATGGTGTTCGTCCTTCTGGGGCTCCAAACAGCTCCTTCTTCAGGAAAGGAGAGGTGGGTGATTGGGCAAATTATCTGAGTCCTTCCATGGCTGAGAATTACCTGAAGATTGTGGAAGAGAAGTTGAGTGGATCTGGTTTAACCTTCAAAACATCTCAATAA
- the LOC133701274 gene encoding cytosolic sulfotransferase 15-like translates to METTTISSNGESEVKDEIQGLVASLPSEKNWDGSPLYFYNGVWYPFFAIRGALSFQQHFIAHDTDIILASMPKSGTTWLKALTFSVVNRNIYSPKESPLLTTPPHELVRFFEIDLYSKNQLPDLKQLPSPRICSCHSHYETLPQSIRDSGCKIVYMCRNPLDQVVSYFHFSRKFKRENVKPLSSIDEGFDNVCLGIQSYGPFWDTVLGYWKASLERPDKVLFLKYEDLKEDIISNLKKIAEFLGIPFTDKEEKEGVIEEISRLCSFDNLRNLEVNKNSVRPSGLPNSSFFRKGEVGDWENYMSPSMAENYLKIVEEKLGGSGLTLRTSQ, encoded by the coding sequence ATGGAGACGACCACAATCTCTTCAAACGGAGAAAGCGAGGTAAAAGATGAGATTCAAGGTTTGGTTGCAAGCTTACCTAGTGAGAAAAACTGGGATGGATCTCCCCTTTATTTCTATAATGGGGTCTGGTATCCATTTTTCGCCATTAGAGGGGCTCTTTCCTTTCAACAACATTTCATTGCACACGACACAGATATAATACTAGCGAGCATGCCAAAATCAGGCACAACCTGGTTAAAAGCTCTCACGTTCTCCGTGGTAAACCGCAACATTTACAGTCCCAAAGAGAGTCCCTTACTCACTACCCCACCTCATGAACTCGTTCGTTTCTTTGAGATAGACCTTTACTCAAAAAACCAGCTCCCAgatctcaaacaacttccttCCCCAAGGATTTGCAGTTGTCACTCCCATTATGAAACCTTGCCACAGTCCATTAGAGATTCTGGTTGCAAGATTGTTTACATGTGCAGGAATCCTTTGGATCAAGTTGTATCTTACTTTCATTTTTCTCGCAAGTTCAAACGAGAGAATGTCAAGCCTTTATCATCGATTGATGAAGGTTTCGACAACGTTTGTCTTGGTATCCAGAGTTACGGACCCTTTTGGGATACTGTGTTGGGGTATTGGAAGGCAAGCTTAGAGAGACCAGACAaggtgttgtttttaaaatatgaagacTTGAAGGAGGATATAATCTCTAACTTGAAGAAAATCGCTGAGTTCTTGGGAATTCCTTTCACCgacaaagaagaaaaggaaggggttattgaagaaatatcaaggCTGTGCAGCTTCGACAATCTCAGGAATTTGGAAGTGAACAAAAATAGTGTTCGTCCTTCTGGGCTTCCAAATAGTTCCTTCTTCAGGAAAGGAGAGGTGGGTGATTGGGAAAATTATATGAGTCCTTCCATGGCTGAGAATTACCTGAAGATCGTGGAAGAGAAGTTGGGTGGATCTGGTTTAACCTTAAGGACATCTCAATAA